A segment of the Marinomonas posidonica IVIA-Po-181 genome:
CAATGCCTTGCAGCACATCACCATCCTGACGATCCGCCTCTGGCCCTTGATGTAAGTCATCCGCCAAGACTTCAACTAAACTTTTATCGTTATTTTCACCACCGAAAGACGCATCAATAGAACTGATTTTTTCATTCAGTCCCAACATTTTTTGCACATCTTCAACAGGACAATCAAGCTTGTCTGCGATTTCTTCAGGGCTCGGTTCGTGATCTAACGTTTGAGTCAATTCACGAGCAGCCCGAAGGTACACATTAAGTTCTTTTACAACATGAATAGGTAAACGAATCGTTCGGGTTTGGTTCATGATGGCACGCTCAATGGTCTGGCGTATCCACCATGTCGCGTAAGTTGAAAAACGAAAACCTCGCTCAGGGTCAAACTTTTCCACAGCTCTGATGAGCCCTAAATTCCCTTCCTCAATCAGATCAAGTAGCGACAGACCACGGTTGAGATAACGTCGAGAGATTTTCACCACTAAACGCAGATTACTTTCGATCATACGTTTGCGTGCTTTCTCATCACCTTTCAATGCCAGGCGAGCAAAATAAACCTCTTCTTCTGCGGACAAAAGAGGTGAAAAACCGATCTCACTCAAATACAACTGAGTAACATCCAAACTTTTAGAAGAGTCTGCTTCCGCATATCGAGCATTAACAGCGGATTCAAATTCTTCATCCGCTCCCTCTTCTTGATAGCCATCTAGTGTATCAAGGTCAAAGTCTCTGGCGTTCGAGACCTTAGCTGCGCTTTTATCCATACTTGCTAACTTCATACCCCCTCCTTATAAAACGCTAGTTTTTACTCAATTTTTGGGTAATACATCTAACGGATCAATCGGCTGTCCATCCCGACGAACTTCAAAGTGAAGCAAGGGCCTATCCGTCCCCTTACCACCGATTACAGCAAGGGAATCACCTGCTCGAACACTTTGCTTTTCTTTTACTATGATTCTTTCGTTGTATGCATAGGCACTGAGGTAAACATCATCGTGTTTCACAATAACAAGGTTTCCGTACCCAATTAGACCACTGCCTGCATACACTACAACACCATCAGCAGCGGCTTTCACCAAATCTCCTTTTTGCGCTTTGATGTCTATACCTTTACTACTAACCCCTGCGTTTGAAAACCCCCTCTTCACCTCACCGTCTACAGGCCAAGACCATTTAATGTCTTTTGTAACTGGAGTCGAGGTTTTTGTTGCCGCTTTTTTGGACTTCTGACGGCTAACAGAGGCAACAGGTTTTGGCGTGACTTTAGCCTTTTTAGAGGACGTCTTTGACGTCGATCTGGATTGTGAAGTAGACGCTTTTTGAGCCTCTATTAAACGTATTTTTTGATTAGGATAAATAACATAAGAAGCATCAATGTTATTGGCCTTAGCAAGCTCTCGATAATCTAAACCGTAGCGGAAGGCAATGGAAAACAAGGTATCACCGCTGCGAACACGATAATACCCAGACGATGGCACAGAAGAAACCTGAGCATG
Coding sequences within it:
- the rpoS gene encoding RNA polymerase sigma factor RpoS; the protein is MKLASMDKSAAKVSNARDFDLDTLDGYQEEGADEEFESAVNARYAEADSSKSLDVTQLYLSEIGFSPLLSAEEEVYFARLALKGDEKARKRMIESNLRLVVKISRRYLNRGLSLLDLIEEGNLGLIRAVEKFDPERGFRFSTYATWWIRQTIERAIMNQTRTIRLPIHVVKELNVYLRAARELTQTLDHEPSPEEIADKLDCPVEDVQKMLGLNEKISSIDASFGGENNDKSLVEVLADDLHQGPEADRQDGDVLQGIEQWLDELSEKQCEVITRRFGLRGHEASTLEHVGAEIGLTRERVRQIQVEALRKLRLILDKEGLSLDDVIGINE
- a CDS encoding peptidoglycan DD-metalloendopeptidase family protein, which encodes MGQLVLLCFFLAGCSYQVLHFPDKNTSSSSSNHAQVSSVPSSGYYRVRSGDTLFSIAFRYGLDYRELAKANNIDASYVIYPNQKIRLIEAQKASTSQSRSTSKTSSKKAKVTPKPVASVSRQKSKKAATKTSTPVTKDIKWSWPVDGEVKRGFSNAGVSSKGIDIKAQKGDLVKAAADGVVVYAGSGLIGYGNLVIVKHDDVYLSAYAYNERIIVKEKQSVRAGDSLAVIGGKGTDRPLLHFEVRRDGQPIDPLDVLPKN